CTCGACCCGGGCGGCCTGAATGATCCGAACGCGACACCCGGGCATCCGTGCTGGTTCGTGTATGACAACACCAAACCGGCACCACCGAAGATCTCGTCGAGCGACTATCCCGATGACGGCAACTGGCATGACGGCGTCGGTCGGACCGGTCGATTCACCTTCGAGCCGGGACCCTCGCCGGGAGCCACGGCGCCGCTGACGCAGTATCTGTACGAGTTCTTCCCGCCCGGCAGCGGCGGGATGGGCCAAAAACCTGTGAACATCGGGTCGAGCGCCTGTGCGGGGCACAAATGCACGATTCCGTTCGCCCCGACCGCCGGCGGGACGTGGGAGTTGAGGGTGCGGGCCGTCAGCGCCAACGGCCAGGGTGGCGAGGGCACCTATCGGTTCCTGGTGCGGCGGTCACGCGGTGAGGCGGCGCATTGGCGGTTGGACGACACCACCGGCACGACGCTGCGCGATGAGATCACCGTCGCCGGCGGCTATCGCCCGGACGGGCACCGCCACCAGGCGACCCTCGTGGGCGGCGACCACGGGTTGGCGGTGCAGTCGCGGATCGATTCCAAGGCGCTGCGGCTGAACTCCGGTGCCGGCGGCAGCTATGCCGAGACCGGCGAACCGCTGGTGGATCCGTCCGAGAGCTACTCGGTGTCGGCGTGGGTTCGTCCGACGGCCTCGGGGACGTATCCCACCGTTGTGGGGCAGGACGGTTCGAACGTGGGGGCGTTCCGGATCGAGTTCGCCTCCCACAACGGTCACTGGGCGATGACCGGGGTGGGCGCCGATTCCGTTGAGGGTTCGATCAGTCAGGTGTATTCCAAGCAGCCGGCGCGGCTGGGCCAGTGGACGCATCTGGTCGGCGTGCACAACGCCGCGACCAAGCAGCTCAGTCTGTACGTGGATGGCCAGTTGCAGCAGACCACCGGTTATGACGCCGCTGCGTGGGCTACCGCAGAGTTGGGACCGTTTTCGATCGGCCGGTGGAAATGGAACGGCACCAAACGCGACTTCTTCCGCGGCGAGCTCGATGACGTGCGTGTCTTCACGCGAGCGGTGACGGAGGGAGAGGTCGCCTCGTGGTACCGGCCGACCGTGCATGCACGATGGAAGTTGAACGCCCCCGCCGGCCAGAACGTGACGACGGGTGATGACAGCGGCGCCGGGCGGCTGTTGCAGCTGAAGAACGGCGCGAAGATCGTGGCTTCCGACAACTGCCCGGTCACGACCAAATCGTGCCTGGACCTTGGGCAGACCACGACGGGCGCGTACGCGGAGACCACGGGCCCGGTGGTGGACACCGCGGGGAGTTTCACGATGGCGGGCTGGGCGGCGCCGTCTGCGACAGGTGAACAGCCGCAGGTGGTCTGGTCGGCGTCCGGGGCCCAGCAGTCGGCGGTCACCGTCCGCCTCGGCAGTTCCCGGGTCAAGAACGACCACTGGAACCCTGACTTCGATCCTCCAGAGGAGGAGTGGATCACGGTTCACCGGTGGGAGGCGGAGATGGCGGCCTCCGACGACGCGGGCACGGCCCGCAAGATGGTGTGGCACTCGGTATGCAATAGCTGTGAAGGCACCCCGATGCCCGACCACTTGGCGGTGTCCTACAACGCGGACACCGATGTGCTGACACTGTTGGTGAACGGGGCCGCGGACCCGTCGGGAGATAACCGGTCGGCCATGGCCGGGGTGACCGGGTTCACCTCATCTGGCCCGTTGCAGGTCGGTCGGGGTCTCACCGGCGGCACGTCCGGCGGGCACCTGTCGGGGCTGGTGGACGACGTGTGGGCGGTCAAGGGCGCCCTGACCGCGAACGAGGTGGTCGGTCTCGGCGTCGCCACCACGTCGGGGGTGGGCACCGAAGTGGACAACTTCCACGGCAACCCGAAGTTGCCCTTCATCTACCCCGATTCGCCGCCGGGCGCGTTCCGAGTGGTCAATGCGAGCAGCGGCAAATGCCTGACCGTGGTCGCCACCGCGAGCGCCGATGCCCACGCCAGCGGCGCCAACGTCGTGCAGCGCGAATGCGCCGGTGGTCAACGGACGCAGATGTGGAAGCGGGTCGAACGAGCCCCGGGCGTGGAAGAGATCGTCGGCGTGGACGGCGGACGCTGCGTGGACGTGGCGGGCGTCTCCACCGCGGACGGCGCCGACATCGTTCAGTGGGGGTGCATCGCCAGCGCCGCCAACCAGTCCTGGCGGCCGACGCCGGTGACTGGCGGCTTCAAGGTCGTCGCCCAGCACAGCAACAAGTGCATGGACGTGCCCGGTCAACCCACCGACGACGTCGTGCAGTGGACCTGTGTGGACGGGCGGCAGAGCCAGACCTGGCGGTTCGATCCCGTCAACGAGTTCTAAGAGCGGACAGGAACCCCCCTTTCTCATGAAGAGTCGTCACGGTCGCCGCAGCCTGTTCGCCGGCGGATTCGGTCGTCCCCCCTACCGTCCGGGCCGGTCTCGTAGCCTGGTCGCCGCAGTGGCCGCCGTTGCGGTGGGTGCCGGTGTGCTGTCGCCGGTTCCGGCGTCGGCGGCGCCGGACGGCCCCACCAAGGCGCGGCAGTTCCGGCAGGCCAAGCCGGTCGAAGGTCGTTCCTTGGGAGTGAAGGGTCGTGGCGCCGACAGTGAGGGCCTGACGACGGAGCCCCTGGCGGCTCCCGTATGGCCGGCGCCGGGTGTGGCCGAGACGGCAGTACCCGATGGCGGGCGCACGGCGCGGGCGGGCAACCTGCCGGTGTGGGTCGCCGCACCCGGTGAACGAGCCCGGGCAGAACGGGTCCAGGTCCAGATGCTCGACCGCAAGACCGCGGGTCGAGCCGGGGTGCAGGGCGTGCTGTTCACGGTCGGCCGTGTCGATGGGGGCAGGGCGGCGGGCCGGATCACGGTGGGTCTGAGCTACTCGGGGTTCGCGTCGGCGTTCGGCGGCTCGTACGGCTCGCGATTGCGGCTGGTGCGGTATCCGGCGTGTGTGCTCACCACGCCGGAGCGCGCCGAGTGCCGCCGTGCGGTGCCGGTGCCGACGGCCAACGACCCGGTGAAGCAGACTCTGACCGCGCAGGTCGACGCCGCCCCTGTTCGCGGGGCGCCGACGCCGGCGGGATCCTCGACGCCTTCGGCCTTCCCTTCCCCGTCCGCATCGGTGACGCCGCGGGTCCGGTCGCTGTCGGGCGCGCTGACGCGCACGCCGGTCGCCGCCGAGGGGACGACGGTGCTGGCCGCCGAGACGGGCACGGCGGGTGACAAGGGTGACTACGGGGCGACCCAGTTGTCGGCGTCCTCGACGTGGCAGGCAGGGTCGAACACGGGTGAGTTCACCTGGTCGTACCCGATGCGGGTGCCGCCGGTGCCGGGCGGGTTGGCGCCGAAGGTGGCGATCTCGTACTCGTCGGGGGCGGTGGACGGTAAGACCTCCAATGCCAACGCCCAGTCCTCCTGGGTCGGGGAGGGGTTCGAGCTGTGGCCCGGGTTCATCGAACGCCGCTACAAGTCGTGTGAGGACGAGGGCGCGCCCAAGGACCAATGGGGGAACTCGCCCGGCGACCTGTGCTGGGGCTACGGCAATGCCACGCTGACCTGGAACGGCCGCGGCGGCGAGCTGATCCCGGCCTCCGACGGCACGTGGCGGTTGAAGAACGACGACGGCACCCGGATCGAAAAGCTCACCGGCACCGAGGCCAACACCGACAACGGCGACGACGACAACGAGTACTGGAAGGTCACCACCACCGACGGCGCCCGCTACTACTTCGGCAAGCACCGGCTGCCGGGCTGGAGCGAGGGCAAGCCCGGCAGCGGCTCGACGTGGACGGTTCCAGTGTTCGGCGACGACTCCGGCGAGCCCTGCCACAAGACCACCGGTTTCTCCGACTCGTGGTGCCAGCAGGCGTGGCGGTGGAACCTGGACTACGCCGTCGATCCCAACGGCAACGCGATCGCCTACCACTACGACCAAGAGGTCAACTACTACGGCCGCAACCTCAAGCCCGCCGACGAGACCCGCTACGTCCGCGGCGGCACCCTCGCGCGCATCGAGTATGGCCTGCGCGACAACGCCGCCTACGCCAAGCCGCCGGCGCGAGTGGTATTCACCTCGGCCGAACGCTGCCTGGACGACACGGCGACCAACTGCGACCCAGCCCAGATCGACGCGCACGAGGGCCGCTGGGCCGACACCCCGTACGACCTGAACTGCAAGTCCGGCACCGAGTGCAAGGACTTCAACGGCTCCGTCTCGCCAACGTTCTGGACCCGCAAACTCCTCACCGCCGTCACCACACAGACGATCAAACCGGACGGCGCCGACTGGCGGGACGTGGACCACTGGGCGCTGACGCACCGGTGGGGGACCAGCGACAGCGACTACACGTTGCTGCCGACCTCGATCCAGCACACCGGACGCGCGACATCGGCCCCGATCACCCTGCCGAAGGTCACCTTGACCTACGTGGGCCGCGACAACCGCGTCCCCGGCACCTCCGGCTCTTACATGCGCGAACGGCTGTATCACATCGCCGACGATTCAGGCGGCACCGTCACCGCGACCTATTCCACCGCCGACTGCAGCGCCACCTCCAAGCCCACGCCCGAGACCAACACGCGACGGTGCTTCCCGGTGTACTGGGCGCACGACGGCGGCGTCGATCCGACGCTGGACTGGTTCCACAAGTACGTGGTCACCTCGGTGCAGACCAAGGATCGGACCGGGAACGCCCCCGACCAGATCACCGAATACTCTTACGAGGGCGGCGCGGCCTGGCACTTCGACGACGACGACGGGCTGACCAAGGAGAAGTACAAGACCTGGTCACAGTGGCGCGGTTACGGCAAGGTGATCGTCCGGACCGGTGGGGACACCGGGATGACCGCGCAGACCGATCGCTACTTCCTGCGCGGGATGCACGGTGACCGCACCTCCCGCACCGATGCCACCAAGACCCGCACCGTGACCGTGGACCACGGCAACGACGGCGAGGTAACCGATCACGCCGCCTTCGCCGGGCATGAGTTGCGGACGGTGCCGCGCAACGGGATCGACGGCCCGATCGTGTCCTGGACACAGAAGCTGCCGCGCCACTTCCAAACGGCGTCCAAGACCCGCTCCTGGGGCACGGTGACCGCCGACATCACCGTCACCAGGCAGAACACGACCTTCACCAACATGGGCGGGGGGAGCTGGCGGCAGGCCACCGTCCTGCACGACCACGAGGCCGACACGGGCCGCCTGAGCTGGTCCTCCGACCTCGGCGGGCCCGGCGGCGGCGATGACCGCTGCACCCGCCACACCTACGCCGACAACACCGGCGACGCATGGATGCGGTCCTATGTCGCGCGCACCGAGGTCACCCAGGGCTCCTGCGCATGGACGGGGCTGGACCGCACCCAGCACGTGATCTCGGATGTGCGGACCTTTTACGACGGTACCGCCACCCAGCCCCAGAGCGCCTTCAAGTCTGTGAGCAAGGGGCGTGTGACCTACACCGACCGGCTGGTGTCCCACGCCGCCGCCGACGGATCACAGCCGACCTATCAGAAGGTGTCGGCGGTCACCGGCTTCGACGGCTACGGCCGCCCGACCCACGTTCAGGACGCCCACGGCAACGTGGTCTCCACCGTGACCACTCAGACCCCGACCTCCGGCGGGCTCGACAGCAAGATCACCCTGACCGGCCCGCCCCCCACCGCGGGAGCCAAGCCGCACACCACGACCACGACCCTGTACACCCCGCTCGGACGGCCGCTGGCGGCCACCGACCCGGCCGGTGGGCTCACCGAAACGCACTACGACGCCCTCGGGCGACTCACCAATGTGTGGCTGCCCGACCGCGACCGCGGCCGCGGCTTCGGTCCCAGCATGGTGCACACCTACCAGACCACTGAGAACAAGATCGTCGCTGTCGGGACGCAGACCGTCACCAACGACGGCACCATGAGCCCGCCGACCTGGACGCTGTACGACGGTCATCTGCGGCCACGCCAGACCCAGGCCCCCGGCCCCAACGGCGGCCGTGTCATCACCGACACCTTCTACACCCCGCGCGGCCAGGTCCACGCGACCTACCCCACCTACTTCAATCGCCAGGCCGGACCCACACCGGCCCTGTTCGGCCCGGTCACCGAAGGCGAGGTGCAGTCCCAGATCCGCAACACCTATGACGGGCTGGGCCGCACCACCCGCCAGGCTCTGCGAGAGGGCACCGGCGACGTCGTCGAACGCTACGCCACCACCTACGCCTACGGCGTGGACGCCGCCGGCGGCCTGGACACCGTCACCGTCACCCCACCCACCGGCGGAACTCCCACTACCACTTACACCGACGCCCGCGGCCGCAAACTCGAGCTGAGGCAGTACAACGCGGCCACCCCCGCCGGCACCGACTACGTCACCACGCGATACGGCTACGACAACGCCGACCGGCTCATCCGGGTCACCGGTCCCACCGGCAAGGTCTGGACGTACGACTACGACACTCGCGGCCGCAAGACCCACACCACCGACCCCGACCGCGGCGCCACCCAGCACGGCTACGACAACCTCGACCGTCTCACCTGGGTCCAGGACGAGCGCGGAAACACCGGCAAGGTGTTCCACGACTACGACAACCTCGGCCGCAAACTCCGCACCCACGCCGCCGGCGTCGACGGCGCCAAGGGCCCGCTGATCGCATCCTGGGGCTACGACACCGTCCGCACCGGCGCCCTCACCTTCGCCTCACGTCACGCGCCCGGACCCGACGGAGTCGTCCGCGAGTACAAGACCCGCGTCGACACCTACGACTCCTTCGGCCGCCCGGCGATGACCTCGGTCATCATCCCCGAAGGCGAAACCGGCCTGACCAACACCTACAGCTTCGGCGCCGGCTACAACCCCGATGGCACCCTGCGCACCGCCAGCCTGCCCGAAGCGGGCGGGCTGCCCGCCGAGATCCTGCTCCACACCTACAACGACCTCAAACAACCCACCGGACTGTCGGGCATCGACTCCTACGTCGACGGCACCGGCTACACCAACATCGGCCAACTGCAGAGCCTGGTCATGTCCTCCGGCGGTCCCACGATCCATGCCACCTACGGCTACGACCCCGTCACCGGGCAGTTGACCGGCCACTCGGTCATCCGCGAGAACATCAACGGCTACGTCCGCGACGCCACCTACGCCTACGACCACGCCGGCAACGTCACCCGCATCACCGACCAGGGCCTGGGCGGCACCGACACCCAGTGCTTCGACCACGACCACCTGCGCCGCCTGACCGACGCCTGGACCCAGAACACCACCACCTGCGCAACCGACCCGGCCACGGCGACCATCGCCGGCCCGGACCCCTACCGGATCGGCTACGGCTACGACGACGCCGGCAACCGCACCTGGGAGAAGCAGTACGACACCACCGGCAACGTCCAAGCCGAACGCACCTACACCTACGCCGGCCAACCCGGCGCCCACACCTCCGTGACCGGCCACATGCTCGGCGCCGTCACCCAGACCGGCACCAGTCCCATTGCCGGCACACCCGCCGCCGACGCCCACGAGACCTACCAATACGACACCGTCGGCAACACTCAACGACGCACCATCGGCGGACGCACCCAAACCTTCGACTGGAACCACGAAGGCGAAATCTCCAAGATCACCGACACCGGCGGCACCGACGGCACCGGCAAGGGCGACACCACCTACGTCTACACCGCCGACGGAGATCGCCTCATCAGCCGCGACCCCGACGGCACCACCCTCTACCTGCCCGGTGGCATGGAACTCACCGTCCCCAAGAACACCGCCACCGCCACCGCCACCCGCTACTACACCCACGCCGGACAAACCCTCGCCACACGCACCACCAACGCCGTCACCTTCCTCACCGGCGACCATCAGGGCACCAGCCAGATCGCCATCGACGGCCACGACCTCACCCAGATCAGCAAACGCCGCACCACCCCCTTCGGCCAACCCCGCAGCCGCACCGAAGGCACCACCGCATGGCCCGCCCTCATGGACAAGGGCTACGTCGGCGGCACCAACGACCCCACAGGCCTCACCCACCTCAGCGCCCGCGAGTACAACCCCGACACCGGTCGCTTCGTCAGCATCGACCCGCTCTTCAACCTCGACGAACCCCAGAGTTGGAACGGCTACGCCTACGCGGGGAACAATCCCGTCACCCTCAGCGACCCCGACGGCCTCGACCCCTATGGCTGCTCACCGTCAAGCGAGTCCTGCGTCGAGGACAACCAGAAGCGGGCCAAGGAACAGCAGAACAACGAGGGGTCGGACGGTAGTAGCGGTGGCTCCAGCGGCGGCGGCTCCAACGGGGGTGGCGGCAGCTGGGTGATGAACAAGGTCAACAGAGTCGCTGGTGAAACTTTCCTCAACGGACTCAAGGGCGCCTTCGGTCTGGGCAAGAACGTCGTCGGCTGCATCGGGAAGATGAGGTTCCTGGGAACCTGCGGTGCCGTGGCTCAGGCCCTCAACCCGATCAACATGTACCACGACACGATCGACCCCATTGTCGAGGACGTGAGGAACGGACGACCTCTCGACGCGGCAGGAAAGGTCATGGGCCTCGCGATCCTCGCCGTAGCCACCCGTGGCGCGGGAAGGGTCGCCCGCCCCAGCGGCCGCGGCCGAGGCTGCAGCAGCTTCGTGCCGGGAACCCTCGTCCTCATGGCGGATGGCACCCACAAGCCGATCGAGGACATCGAAGTCGGCGACAAGGTCATGGCCACCGACCCGGAAACAGGTGAAACCAAGGCACAGCCGGTCACGGCCACCATCACGACGGCCGGGGAGAAGGAACTCGTCGAGATCACCGTCGGCACGGGAGTCCTGGACGGCGGCGGCCCCGAACCCATCATCGCCACCGATGAACACCCCTTTTGGGTCCCGGGGATTCTCGGAGGTTGGACCGACGCTGGAGACCTCCGCCCAGGCATGTGGCTGCACACCAACACCGGCGCACCCATCAAGATCAAGTCCACCCGCGCCCGCACAACCCCCGCCCAGCGCGTCCACAACCTCACCATCGCCGACACACACACGTACTATGCCTTGGCGAGTGACACCCCGATACTTGTTCACAACTGCGACGGTGAAATCCACTGGGTTAACGAAAATGCCAATATGAGCCCTGCGGCTCGAACCTATGATGCTGGCGCAATCGGTTCGCTGACGGGTAAGGCACCCGCGCTTCAGTATTACAAGGCAGGTAGTAACACGCTCAGCCAGATCAAGTTCGACGGCTACGATGCTGTCAATGGTGTTATGATCGATCGCAAGCTGAACGTCACCGGGTTCCCGAAGACTTATAGGCAGGCTCAGAATCAGTCGCTGGCGTTGGAGCAGAACGGATTGGGGGGGGTTTGGGAGGTTCCCAACGCCGCAACCGCCGCCCAGGCTCGTCGGATCCTGGGGCAACAGCTGATCACGAACATCAAGGTTAGGATCGTAGCACCTTGACCAGTGTAGACCGAGTACTGGCGAAGGCCGTCATGGAACTCATCATCTCAATCGAACTCTCTGATGATGATGACATTGACCCCGATGTGGCCACCACTATCACCGAGCCGGTGGGCTACCTTCTCAATACTGTTTCTGAAGAAGTTCGGCAGGCGCTGATCGATCTGTTCCGGGAAGTGGCGACGGAGGAAGAAGTGCCAGACAGAAGAGCCATGGCTATGCAATTTCCCGAGGCGATCGGTCTAGTGGTGCCTGAATAGACAAAGCGAACATCGGTGGAATGGGGGGCCATGCCGTGGATGACGGTTCAGGTCGTCGAGTGATCTGCAGGCGGTCCGCGCGGGCCGCTTCGTACTCGGCCGACTGCCAATCGCTGAGCGAAGCCCGCCCTTCGGCTGTGCGGACGGTCCGGCCGACCGCGACGATCAGACGGGTATCGGTATCGATGATGACCTGTATGTTCACCAAGTACCGGTAGTGCTTCGCCAACGCCGACACACTCCGGTCGTGGGTGGGCACCAGCGTGCCGTCCGCGATCAACACCGCGTCCGGCCCGTGCCGCCGATTTTCAACGAACTCGGCCGCACGTCAGCCAATTGGTGGATCAATCTCAAGCTCCCCAACTAAAGGCCGGACCGTGCGATGATGATGCTGGATGCGATACCAGAAATGGCTCTTCCTTGATTCAAAGAGCCGAGTGGGTCGGAGCGGGCTTCGCATCCATCTCTAACCGTACGATCGCCAAGTCGGCAGTTGATCTCCTTGAGTATTCGTTCGTGATGGGTGGCCCTTCGAGTGCTACTGAGTTTCTGACTCAGGTGTATGAGGTGGTGGATGTGCTCGCCTTTGAAGAGCGTGTGAACATGGCGTATGTGAATGCAAGGCCGAGATGGAAATCGGGCAGGCGATCGGCTGGTCCAGTAGAACTCTCGGCCTTGCTCTAGAGCGCGCGCCGCGAAGCTTGCAAGTTTTGCCCCCAAGGGCGCGTTTTGCAACGCGACTGCTTTGACGGAGTCGGCACAAAGAGGAAGCCGCCGTGCATGCCGCAGACGGTGTCGCTCACACGTACCATGTACTCGCGGGCGACGTGGCGATTCTTGTCCATAACGACGAACCGTGTGTTCGCGGAGTGGGTGACCTGCCGACGAAGGTGGTGGACAGCAACATGGGTCACATCGACGTGGCCCGCGCGGAGCAGGCAGGCTTCACGACCATTGGTGATGGGCGTGATGCCATCCGCGACCTGGGTAAACGGATCGAGACGTCTGATTTCCCGAAGGAACGATTCTGGATACAGCACGCGCTGATCGACTGCTGGTCCCGATCGACTCTAAGGGGTATGCCGTCTATCAGATCAAGCCCAACGAGAATGCTGTTTTCAAAACTATTTTGGAGCGTCGATGACTGCAGGAGAGGAGACTTTGAGTGAGCCCTTCTGGAACCTGGGAGACGCCGAGGAGGAGAGGGTGGTGCAAGATATCCTGAAGCGACGTTTTCCGGTGACTTATCCTCTTCTGGGAAGAAGTCTGGAAGTTGCGGATCCAATGAACGTGGTATATCCGGGAAATTCCGACGAGTACTCGGATGTGGTTCGAGAATTGGTTGTCCTTCTCGCTCCTGTAAATGGAGATATTTCAAAGCTCGGTGCGGCAGATTTGAAAGGCCTCATTGTTGAGGCGCTGGCCCGATGTTTCGGAGGGGAAGCGGAGGAATCGAGAGTCGAGAGCGCTGTCCGAACGCTCCGGCGATCCTTCTCGGAGGCGGCCCTAGAGTAGGCGAACCTTTCGTAGATGTCAGTAGGTGCCGAACTTCAGGAATCCGCGATCCTCTTAGGCGGATAGAAGATTTCGGGTTTTGTTCCACTCTATGATTGTTTCGAGCGGTCACGTGGTGATGGAGGACATCTGTGGGTCGGCGAATAAGTCGCACAGAAGGTGAGGGACTTCACATTTCCCGCTTGGAAAGGCTGCGGATGCTGCACTGGGCTTCGTCGCTGGTCGATACATGCCAAAAGTAAGTTTGATGACGTCATTTTCTGATGGCGAAATCTTTTCATGGCGCCCCCGTTGATACCAGAAGGTTTTGAAGAACGGGTCATGCGGGCATGTGCCTCCGCGGTGGAGCCTTTGAGGTTCACCCGCGTGGCCGACGGCAACGTGTTCGTGTGTGCACTTTCCCCCGACGTTCAGGCGTGGCTGGGGTTGAGTGTCTCCCTCGAAATACGTCCTGGCTCGATAGCCGTAAACCCTGCGGTCGGACTTCGTCATCCAAAATTGCAGGAAGCCTACGCGGAGCTTCTGGGCATTTCCACTCCACGCTTTTTCGTCAACGCCACCTTCGCCGAGGCATTGGTCGATATCGAGCCCGGACCGTCATCTTATCAATGGGTGTTCGCCCCTGGTGACGACTTGATGATCGAAGCAACCTCGCTGGCTCAGGACATCGAAAGGTGCGGACTGGACCACTTTCGTTCGAAGGTCAGCCTGGACGGCATTATCGAACTGCTCGAATCATCATCCGGCACACTCGATGAAATCGAGCGTCTCGCCATTGCCTACGGCCTGGCCGGTGACCTTCCGAGTGCGCAGGCCAAGCTCAGAGCCTTGCAAGAAGAGGAACCCGAGTTCGAAAAGGATTTCGTCGAACGTTTCCTACGCAAATTTCAGAGTTGATCCGCGCGTGAGGCGATTAGTGCAGATGTTGGGCGACTTCGTCGAGGTCTGTGGGGCATTATACGTACTGGACGCCCCGCCCGCCTCGCTGGCGCGCGAGCGCGCTAGGTGAAGGCACGCGGGAATTGAACCAGCTTCGCGCCGGTCGCCGGTACCTACCCGGTCAACGTCCCGCTGCCCGCTCGTGGCGTCGAGGCGGCATTGACGGGTTCCGCACGAACCGGCCCAGACAGACTCGGTGTGGTGCACATGCGGGCAGACGACCCGTCGCCGTGGGCGTTGAAGGACGGACCCGCAGCCGCGCGGTGCACCCTGCGAAGTCTCGGAGACACTGTTCGGAACCCGGGTGCGGACTCATCCGGCACTGATCGCGTTCGGCCTCGGGCCATCGTTGATGGACCGTAGGGGAGGCAGGCGTGGGCCCCGGACGGCTTTCGGCG
The DNA window shown above is from Thermomonospora umbrina and carries:
- a CDS encoding polymorphic toxin-type HINT domain-containing protein yields the protein MAAVAVGAGVLSPVPASAAPDGPTKARQFRQAKPVEGRSLGVKGRGADSEGLTTEPLAAPVWPAPGVAETAVPDGGRTARAGNLPVWVAAPGERARAERVQVQMLDRKTAGRAGVQGVLFTVGRVDGGRAAGRITVGLSYSGFASAFGGSYGSRLRLVRYPACVLTTPERAECRRAVPVPTANDPVKQTLTAQVDAAPVRGAPTPAGSSTPSAFPSPSASVTPRVRSLSGALTRTPVAAEGTTVLAAETGTAGDKGDYGATQLSASSTWQAGSNTGEFTWSYPMRVPPVPGGLAPKVAISYSSGAVDGKTSNANAQSSWVGEGFELWPGFIERRYKSCEDEGAPKDQWGNSPGDLCWGYGNATLTWNGRGGELIPASDGTWRLKNDDGTRIEKLTGTEANTDNGDDDNEYWKVTTTDGARYYFGKHRLPGWSEGKPGSGSTWTVPVFGDDSGEPCHKTTGFSDSWCQQAWRWNLDYAVDPNGNAIAYHYDQEVNYYGRNLKPADETRYVRGGTLARIEYGLRDNAAYAKPPARVVFTSAERCLDDTATNCDPAQIDAHEGRWADTPYDLNCKSGTECKDFNGSVSPTFWTRKLLTAVTTQTIKPDGADWRDVDHWALTHRWGTSDSDYTLLPTSIQHTGRATSAPITLPKVTLTYVGRDNRVPGTSGSYMRERLYHIADDSGGTVTATYSTADCSATSKPTPETNTRRCFPVYWAHDGGVDPTLDWFHKYVVTSVQTKDRTGNAPDQITEYSYEGGAAWHFDDDDGLTKEKYKTWSQWRGYGKVIVRTGGDTGMTAQTDRYFLRGMHGDRTSRTDATKTRTVTVDHGNDGEVTDHAAFAGHELRTVPRNGIDGPIVSWTQKLPRHFQTASKTRSWGTVTADITVTRQNTTFTNMGGGSWRQATVLHDHEADTGRLSWSSDLGGPGGGDDRCTRHTYADNTGDAWMRSYVARTEVTQGSCAWTGLDRTQHVISDVRTFYDGTATQPQSAFKSVSKGRVTYTDRLVSHAAADGSQPTYQKVSAVTGFDGYGRPTHVQDAHGNVVSTVTTQTPTSGGLDSKITLTGPPPTAGAKPHTTTTTLYTPLGRPLAATDPAGGLTETHYDALGRLTNVWLPDRDRGRGFGPSMVHTYQTTENKIVAVGTQTVTNDGTMSPPTWTLYDGHLRPRQTQAPGPNGGRVITDTFYTPRGQVHATYPTYFNRQAGPTPALFGPVTEGEVQSQIRNTYDGLGRTTRQALREGTGDVVERYATTYAYGVDAAGGLDTVTVTPPTGGTPTTTYTDARGRKLELRQYNAATPAGTDYVTTRYGYDNADRLIRVTGPTGKVWTYDYDTRGRKTHTTDPDRGATQHGYDNLDRLTWVQDERGNTGKVFHDYDNLGRKLRTHAAGVDGAKGPLIASWGYDTVRTGALTFASRHAPGPDGVVREYKTRVDTYDSFGRPAMTSVIIPEGETGLTNTYSFGAGYNPDGTLRTASLPEAGGLPAEILLHTYNDLKQPTGLSGIDSYVDGTGYTNIGQLQSLVMSSGGPTIHATYGYDPVTGQLTGHSVIRENINGYVRDATYAYDHAGNVTRITDQGLGGTDTQCFDHDHLRRLTDAWTQNTTTCATDPATATIAGPDPYRIGYGYDDAGNRTWEKQYDTTGNVQAERTYTYAGQPGAHTSVTGHMLGAVTQTGTSPIAGTPAADAHETYQYDTVGNTQRRTIGGRTQTFDWNHEGEISKITDTGGTDGTGKGDTTYVYTADGDRLISRDPDGTTLYLPGGMELTVPKNTATATATRYYTHAGQTLATRTTNAVTFLTGDHQGTSQIAIDGHDLTQISKRRTTPFGQPRSRTEGTTAWPALMDKGYVGGTNDPTGLTHLSAREYNPDTGRFVSIDPLFNLDEPQSWNGYAYAGNNPVTLSDPDGLDPYGCSPSSESCVEDNQKRAKEQQNNEGSDGSSGGSSGGGSNGGGGSWVMNKVNRVAGETFLNGLKGAFGLGKNVVGCIGKMRFLGTCGAVAQALNPINMYHDTIDPIVEDVRNGRPLDAAGKVMGLAILAVATRGAGRVARPSGRGRGCSSFVPGTLVLMADGTHKPIEDIEVGDKVMATDPETGETKAQPVTATITTAGEKELVEITVGTGVLDGGGPEPIIATDEHPFWVPGILGGWTDAGDLRPGMWLHTNTGAPIKIKSTRARTTPAQRVHNLTIADTHTYYALASDTPILVHNCDGEIHWVNENANMSPAARTYDAGAIGSLTGKAPALQYYKAGSNTLSQIKFDGYDAVNGVMIDRKLNVTGFPKTYRQAQNQSLALEQNGLGGVWEVPNAATAAQARRILGQQLITNIKVRIVAP